A window of Parambassis ranga chromosome 18, fParRan2.1, whole genome shotgun sequence genomic DNA:
ATCGTAGTAATTTGAGCAATAAAAGTAAGCAGTTGAATTCAGAGTGTTATCGCTACTAAAGTTCGTGGCCTTATTTCAGACTAGCTTCCAGCTGATCAAGTGTATCAGGCAGAAATGAATGTTTCCAAGATGAATTGTGTACACTTCAGAGCACCACTTTCACTTGCATTTTATTCATATTAAGGAACAAAACTACATTATACTCCAATAGATTAAGTGATGTTACTAAAGGGCAGCAGGACCATACTATTAGTGGTCTGGGCAAACCATTGCAATAGTTTCTGTGTCACTATTGAGTAGACAGGGTTATCAGTTGGAATCAGAGTATGTTGGAATCAGACGTAAATATTGAGTAAGTCGCTACATAACAtacatgtttgaaaaaaaagagtcaTTTAGAGTCAACAGTAGAGAAACAAGTAACAAGCTGTAAATCACAGACATCCTTATCATAGTCCGGTCTTGAGACCTTTGTGTCAACTTTAATAGAACTGTAATTAGTAGTGCACaattaaaatacagtaaaataaaaaaaaacagtaaaaacagtgCACTATAGTTACATTAAGCAACAGCTGGTAAGATGACAGAGGTTTACATCACACCTCTGCCTCAGTAGTAGTGGCCATGACGATCATACCGATTGTGGTGAGGGTATGGAGCATAGTGTTGTCTTCTGTAATGGCGGCTTCGCATCAGATCCCGATGATGGTGCCCTCTGTAGCGCTCGTGGTGGTCGGACAGCCCATGTTCAAACCCTGCATGATGTACAGGTTATTAATTAAACTGGCTGCTACTCAAACATGCCTGTTACTCATTAAAAAGGACTTACTAGATCACAACTGACttcaatttttgtttttaaacatagTGATATTTGACTGAAATATTTGAACTGGTGGTTTTGCTGAATGACAGGATGTTATTCAGAGTTTTTCAGTTTACTTACCATACCGTCTATGCCAGTCACTCTCAAATCTGTTATGCTGGTAGTCTCCAGACATATTGGAGAACATTGTTGGATGCCGTTCTGAAAGCCAGATGAGAGGAAGAGATAATTGGTCAACAGACTAGAGCCTGTACCAGCAGATAAAAAGAAATTTGGTCattctgtgtcacatgatcagaATAATAACATTACATATGAGGCAAGAAAACTTTTAAACTGTTTTTACTTTAGATTATAGATTTAAGAAAAGTTAATTCTTCTGATGTATTACCCGTCTTCGTTTCACTCCTTGAGTCTGGTTGATTGTTTGTGTCATTCAGGTCTAGAAAGGACCAAATCATTCAATCAGTCCTAACTTACACTGGGAGAggacatttctgtgtgtgtgtgtgtgtcttgtcctTTCTTCTCACCAAGTGTAGTCAATGGAGACGGCAGTATGACCCCCCAGGCCTGTGCGATATGTCGCAGTAAAAGAAAAGTAATCCTGCGGTGGGCAATGGCATTCCAGTGTATGCCATCTGTTATCCGATGATGGAGGGACAAGCGAAATTGAAAATGGAGGTCCAAGACATCCACTCCGTGCGCGTCTGCCAGAGTCCCACTATAGAAATTGGCTTCAATTACATCAGACCACAGGTTGGGAGCCTTGTGCCTAATCTGAGGTAGAAAAAAAGGGTTTAATCCAAACAGCAGACTGGAAACAGTACAGAGAAATAAGTGTCTTGTCCTTTATCACCCTATTTCtagaaaaaaatgctgctgtATATACAATGTAGTAAGAAAGTACCTTAATTAAACATACAATCTCCCATACACCACTAAGTAGGAGGTCTCAGCATTGTCACCTTAATAAAAGCTTCCCATATCCAGGGACGATACAAATGAATGCTGACATACCTCAGGTACCAGGAAGCCTCCTTTGATGCTCTCTCCGAGGGGCATAGTGAGGTTCCATATGATGAGTGTTTCCTGTGGGAGGATCCATCTGAGCTCCTCAAAGAACGTATTTAGGTTCTCTCTGTATTCGTCTACCCATTCAACGCTGTACCTACAAGCAGATATGTACAACAAGTTGAGAAATGAAGATACACTCATACTAAGAGGTCTCAATCAAAAGGAATTAATTTGACCCATCCACCTTGAAACATCCCAAACACAAGAATTGACAATGATGACATCTGGTGTCAAGCCTTGCCGGAAGTCTTCCAAGACACTTTGCATGTAGCGTGAGAAAATGCGCGTCACAAAATAAAAACGGACCAGATGGTGAGGCGCCTGAAACTGCCGAACCTCCCTGTACGTTGTCCCATTGTGCAATGAGTCCAGGCAACCTCCTTCCACCAGGCAGTCCTGCTCGAAGCTCATCTCCCCCTGAATcggaatcagaaatactttattaatcccagggggaaattgctgaAGGAGGAAGATTAAGACATTTATGGAGTCAGTATCACATTTACTCAGCTGAGAGATGCTTGCACATTAACATAACCccttattttactttttatatgGGAATGTAAACCTGCTAAATGTTCATCCTTGCCTTGCTCTTGAGCTGTTTCACGGTGAGATATTTCTCCTTTTGTAGCAGCAGGACAAGATCCTTGTATATGGAGCGATGAACTGAGGAGAAAATACACCAGTCTAAATACAGCAGCCATACACATTAAATATACACCAGACTGTTGGAATAAAGTCAAAAACACAGGCTGACTGTAAGAAAACTGTTTAAACTAAAGTGTGACTTACTGGAGTCTCCCAGCACCACAACGAACTTGTTATGGAGCAGCTGACTGGCCTGCTGGTGGCTCACAGACCTCATGACTTCCTTCTGTTAATTATGACAAACACAGATCCGCTACTCATCACCCATGCAGTGAGACCATAAACTGAGTGAGGCCTTACAAATGTTTACAGAATATCTTCAAACGTGAACATAAATGCGCAGTTTGTACACATAACCCGGCCTTAACAAGATACTTTAACTTTGATTTACAATAAATTACTCACCATGGCTGAAGCtggatgcaaacgttacactgCTAATGCTAAATGTAGCTAACACCAAACTGCACTAATTTTAAACTTTGCCTACTTGACTGAAAAGTCAATAAATCGAGACGCCCCTATAAAGTGCTAAACTTTCAAAAGCTATCTGACGGCTGAAacgagtttaaaaaaaatccctccaTCTAGCCATCTGTAGCTTGAGTGTAGGGAAAAAGCGGACTCTTTCAAAACAGGCAGGTGTCGTTAATTAAATGACACATTCATTGGCCCTCGGACAAATGTAGTGCACGCTGTATTCTTTATTGCGACGAGCCTAATGTTACCTTTAGTGACCCCCTCTGCACTGTATAAGAAAAACGTATTTTTGGCAACCTGCATAATTTGGAAcggtttattttgttttcattcaatgtCTTTATTGATATTTCCAAATTACCTTCAAACAACAAAGCAACATgtgcaaaaacacatttaacaaactaaattaataataaatagatACAAGTACACAAGTTCACATTAAAAGGAGCACATCCATAAAGTCCATACAATCATCTAACTAACATCTTTACATAAAAGTAAAAGTTTCAATCAAAGTCACTGTCTTCATCATAATCTATAACTTGTATTGgatcttttttcttctcttctttttcctcctcctcctcctctgcctcttcatcttcatcttcttctgtcTGGTCTTCTTTCTTAGCCTCATCCTGGTGAAACTCCTCATATATCCCATTCAAAGCCTTTGCTGCTTCCAGAGACACTTTCAGGTGTCCTATGACCTCCTTGTCTTCATCCACACTCACAACTgggacaaagaaaaacacatttatgcattataaaaaaatatatttatcacacatttattattaaatatagtGTTAGCAGTTTTAATTACAACACATACTGTCAATTTGTTGTTCAATCACATCATTTCCACTAAGCAACAGTTCCTGTAGGTCCAGGTAAGCATGTCCAACGTCCAGAcactcctcatcatcgtccATTGGTTCACTGACTACTGTGAACTTTAACCTGCCACGACACAGCAACATTCATTTTGTGATGTGAGAGgcgattgataagtttgtggcatTGGCTAaaacaagtctttttttttagagaacCTTGGAGTTGTATTTACACAAAACATCAACATTACCTGCCCTGGTTGGGGTCAGTGCCCTCCAACATGGTGTAGAGATACTGTCTGAGCGAAGCTGCCTGGGAACCATTCACATAAATGACTGAAAGAGAGGGACATTTGTGGTTGATGTCCATTTTTCATCATAAATGAAGACACAAGCAGACAGAAAGTTCTCACCTCGTGTGAAGTTGTAGTGAATTTCTTCTCCTTCTGTGGGTTTTCGGAGGGACATGGGTGTTTCAGTTGTTTCCATCGGTACCCCCAGCAGCCGATATTCCACATAGACCCGTTGCACCGACGCATCCAATGCCACGTTTGAGGATGGTTCAAACGTCAAGGACAGAATCTCAACTTTAAGTTTGTCCCCCTTTAACAAAATGTCATTCAAACTTATTCCAGTACAGCTAGATTGTTGTAGAGTATTATCATATATGATTAGTTTTCTTGTCTCAGCCAGTTTCAGCTGTACCttcctcatttttctttttggtgGAAAGATGATAATGTCGCTTTGTAAGGAACTTGCTTCTGAAGAGTCACGGGCATCACTGTCTCCATCAGCAACTGTATGGAAAATAACAGGAAAAGGatttgctgcttatgttttcaTTCTGGATTTTGTAAAACAAACTGTAGCTGTAAAAACCTTTTTAATTTAAGGACTTAAATTACTAAAAGGGAGTAAAAACAGCTTACCACTCTCActcctcccctcttcttccCCCTCTTCAACCATTGACATCTGATCCAGAGAGGGAAGATCCTGAAGAAAAAGCAGTTATATGAGACCATTCATCATCAAGTCCTGAGTTTCTTTGCCATTGTTTAGCATGAGGAGAACTCTGCACCATGTAGTTTTCAGGGTTTTAGGAGTGAACAGACCTGAGTCCTGGCATCACTGGCAGAGCTTTTCCTGGACAGAGTGGTCAGTGATTGTCTAGAAGACCTTCCCTCTGATGATCTTCAATTAGatttttgtaaaaacatttttcaatgCTAATGAGGATTCAGGGGAATGATttcatacatacattacatCTTGGTAACGGAACTGATTTTGAATGAATATGCAACTTACTTGACAGATACTAAACGAGAGGGTGAGGTCAGTCTGGGTTCAGGCGTCAGGTGTGGTGTTCTCTGAAAAAGTTCAGGTGACCTCTTGGTAGACCTCTTCCTGCCTCTGGATTGGCTCTGCTCTGGCCTTAAGTCCTGTGAGCTTTTCTGCTTGACAGTCGGAGGCTTCAGCTTTGAGAAGAGGAATGTATTAGTGCACAAACAAAACTTTAATGTGTATAAAAAACACTCATAAACACATAATTCAACCTTAAGCCTTACCCCAGCTTTTATCTCTTTCTGCACAGCTTTGGTGTCTCTGGACTCATGTTGCTGAGTCTGTGGTAAAACAGGTATTAAGCCAGGAAACAGAAGGGGACACAGTATATCTGAACATATGTTTACTGCGCTTCTTATCTGTACATACACAATAGAAGATAATATTAATAGAAAAATGCAGCTCCTCAGAAAATGATAAGCAACATCACCTTCACCCTGGGCTTGGCTATAGGCCTGTGTGATCTTTCAGCCTCCTGTCTTCGCCTTTCCTCTCTTTCAATGCTCTGCTCATCCTCTCCCCTTTCCTGTCGACCTTGCAAGGCATCCACCGGAGGCTGAAAGGGGTACTTCCATTTCATCACAACTCTGACCATGCCCCGAGGTCCACCAGCCGAATCCCTCAGAACATAATCACCTGGCAGGTGTCATTGAGGTGGATGAGTGTGTAACATAAAAAATGGCATATTGTAGAttacttcctcctcttctattttatctctctcactctcacctTTGATCTCTCTGCCTGTAGCCAGGGCTCGCATTGGGATTGGGGTCTTGGCCAGGTAGGCTGGTGGCATTTGGTCATCACTGTCATCAAACACGTAAACCCATAGACTGCTAGACCTGGGCAAAAGTGCAGTCAGATGTGTTAGTGGGTTAAAGAAGCAGCACAACATTTTGTGAAAAAAGTGAAATTTTAGTACCTGAGATAGTGCAGCACGTCATTTGTTACTGCCAGTGGGTAGCTGGTGGCATCATTGAACAATGGATCAGCAGTGCACTGCACTGTTTGAGAGACATGAGGTGGCAGGTCGTAGAACCTGTATGTCAGGTATGCATCAGGAAGGAGTCCAGGCCATCGAGCATTGAGACCCACACAGCGCTCCAACAGTACCACAAGTTCATTGGGAATACCTCCTCCATAGTCATGTAGCTCCtgccataaataaataatgatatgAGGACAAATGTTTGGTAGGAAAACATCCTAATTTAAAGGgtaaaattaaacaaattatgaaaaaaatggttttggttGTATGTGCTGGGACTGTGCTGGTCAGATTTCTTTCTGCTTTACCTCATGACCACTGTCTTGCCAGCCAAGAGAGACCTGCACAGGACTCCTCTGTGTCATTGTtctcctgtcagctctgctctcagtcacAGCATTCACAGGCTCTGCAGGAGGGAAGAGACGCACCCAGAAATCCACCACACCAACCGTTTCCCCCTCATGTCctaggagacagacagagtttTGTAATTTATAAAGGGAAATGATCTTCAAATCTATTGTATAGATTTTTCTTCATAAAATTTGCTAACCTGTGATACCGACATGTCCACAAATAcgctctcctctcctttccatTGCACCCATAAGAGACATTTGTCCACTTCCATGGGTCACAAACCTCACACCTCCCAATGCCTGGTGAAGCTCCACCCTGACTTTTGACCCCTGTCCTCCCAGCCTGCCCAGATCCCGAACTGTCAGAGCATAGCGGGACGTGAAGCCATAGTTTGGTTGGCCTCCAGACACCAAAGGAGTGGAGTGCATTTCAAAGTCCAGCAGGCTGTAGGTGCAGAAAGTCACAATGTCTTCACCCCCTCCTGGATGGATGCTGTGCATAACACGTAGCCCAGCTGGAGTGAAGGTGGCGGCCTGGAGGTACAAAAAGAACTCATATAACCTTTCAACTTGGAGTTATTGAGAATGAAACAACATCTTCAGCTGTAGGGCTTTTACTTTAAGGTGTATCTCCAACAGTGATTCCCCAGCCTTCAGCTGAGAAAACGGCATGTCGTCCTCAATGGGCTGCACCACCTCCTGATCTCCAGCTGGCCAGGTGTACTGTATTGGTATGGTCCGTTTGTAGTTCCTGGGGCTGTATGCCAACTCTTTCAACTGGGCTGGATGGCCAtggaaaggtcaaaggtcagaggtttTAGTCCTAGTGACACCACTATTAATACAGAAGTATGTCTCCTTGTTGTTATACCTTGTAAACTATTTATCTGTAAAGCTCTTTTTGATAAAAGTTTGTCCTTCTCTgctatcctcctcctgctctcctccctctctctctccaccctctgGTTGATAGTATTTAACTCTTCCTTAGGGAGGAAATAGAATTTTTAACTCCAATCAGTATCACTGCTTATTTCAATTATTACAAACTatgtgcatttaaaatgtgtgtgcacctgCAGGTCTTTAGTGATCCggtgctccagcagcagcaggtttctgGTTTTCTGTAACTCCAGTACAGTTTCAGCATGCGATGCCTGGATCTTTACCAGCTCACGGGTTGAATCTTCCACCTTCCCATCAGCTAAGAGGAAGTGCAGACCCTCCCTGCTTTCCTGCTGCATTCGAAATGCCTGTAGATACAGTGACAAGGGTTAGGTTATTCAATTATTGTGTTCATTGGATAGACGTGGTACAAATAGGTACAAACCTTAATCTGCACAAGAGTTTCACTGAGATCTTCAACACTCATGTCAAACTCCTGGAAGAGAGCAGAGTGAGAGGACAAAAATGGTGTCAGGGTACAATATAACCCACATACCGAGACGGAAGGATGAAATATATGTTCAAAGACACGTTATTCACTTTTTAGTTTCTAACCTTGGTGACAGAGTCCAGTCTGTCCTGCAGATCAGAGACCTGCTCTTTGTACTGGAGAACTTGTTGTTCCAGATGTTTGTCACTCTTTAACCCAGTGAAATCTAGATGTCGcataaacatacatgcagataaTGCAAATGTCCATTTATGGCTTAACATAGTGGAAAACACTGATGTAAATTCAATGTAACTAAAGCAGACCACCCTGCTGATACTCCTCACCTCTTTCCcgctctctctgctcctctagtagctccttctcctgctccattCTCTCCATCTGCAGCTTCAGCTTCCGTCGCTCCTCCCTTTCCACCTGCAGCATTTCCTCCAGTCTCTGGATATCCATCCTGCTGGTGTTTTCCACCATGTTCTCCCTCTCCTGGTCCTCTATTCTAGGTGGTATCACCTGACCACCAGGGTTACTTTGAGCAGATAAAgttctaaaaaaaaaggaaacatgagAACAATAGGTTTTATTCTAGGCCAGcctaaaataaaaatcttaCCTCTCCAGCAGAGTGTCATAGTTCTCTTTAATCAgatccctctctccctccaggtCACATATCCTCTCTTGgagctgaaagaaaaaacatctgaatcTAAAAACCTACCTGACACCATATAACACTATATTATGCTCTTATTTCTTGTATGCATGCAGCTACAGCTACCTTGTCCAGTGTCTGCAGAGACAAGGTAGTGGTGGTTAGCTGTCCCTCCAGTGCCAGAGCTCTCTGTCtttcctgcttcagctgctcagtcagttcctccaccttctccagcAGAGCTCCCTGACTTTCCCTCAGTGACCGCTGACTCTGGggagaaaacacagcacagtcaaAATGATAAGAAGTATTATTCTAGTATTTGATATACCGGTATTCACTTGAATATGAATGTACCTGTTCTAACTGACTCTCAAAGGCCTAGAAAAAAGATAAAGAAAGATACAGTCTAGTAAACTGCTGCTGAGAGAATATAGTACATAAAGAATGGTGTTTAGCTGAATGAACGGCTGACAAACCTCTTGCAGGTGAGTGAACTTTTCCTGAGAAACTCTCAGTGCAGCACCCTTCTCTGAAAGCTGCTTTTGTAATCGAATTAGATCCACATTCTCTCTGATGGTtattctgtcagaaaaaaagatatTATAATTCATCTTATAATGTTGTCCATTTCATGAAACATTCATGGCAAATTGTGCAAATTACTGCGTGActtcaggagaaaaaaaataaaatttagaCAGGGCACAAAGTAGAacgttattttattttattttactcacttgtgtctgtctgcttgttgCTTCCTCATCTCTCTAACAGTTCCATCAATCTCTTTGTCcttctctctcagtgtgtctctgagtgtcTGGACTGTCAGCTCCATTTCGGCCATCCTCACCTGCTCTGCCACACTTGACCTGCTGAAGAGGGGAGAGATGATTTGAATCAGTGGAGCATGAAGGACGGAGGAGAAACACATGTAGTGTTAAGAAGAAGTAGAAAAGGTTAGATGATCAGGGCTTACTAGAAagatagaaaagaaagggaTGGAATGTAGAGTTACAGTAAGATGGGGTCTGAATGTCACACTTacaatctctccatctctgcccTGGTGTCTTCAAACGTGGGGCCATAGCGGGGGGGTGCAGTCTGAGCTGCCCTTCTGACTCCGCCCTCCCCTTCCAGATTTTTAccttgcaaaaacaaaagtataaATGGAGGTAAACATTTTATTGGCCTCCATTAACGTGATACAACACCCCCACTGCACACACCTTTGCTGAACTTGTATGGTGTGCGTGCACCAAGGTCCAGGATGTGCTGCTTTGCCAGGCTGAGTTTGTTTTGTAACACTCCTTTCTGGCTCTCCAGCATTACCACACGGGCTTCCAGTTCCTGTATGGTGTCCTCCATGTCCCTCTCTTTCACACCACTGGACCCGGGACGGGCCTGGCGAAGACGCATCAACCTCGTGGACATCCTGAGAAAAAGTGGTGTTAATCAAATTTGGCTACATTAGACATGAGGGGAACAGCAAGACAGTTATTTATCATCTTAAACAACATActgagacagcagcacagaatgTCCTAGTTTGAAAAATGGATGATACAGATGGTGGTGggtacagagtgtgtgtggctTTTTGTGATACTATGTGTTACCTGCGCAGCCTCTGctcctgtgtgcgtgtgtgttgtcTCAGCTCACTGTTCTCTTCCTGCAGCCGGAGACACAAGTCCTCCAGGTGTTCCCTGGGAAACCTAAACAGGCGCTGAGGATCAGCTGGACAGAGAGTGACACAGAAAACTGAAAATTCCAGTAAGGAACACGATTTATGAGCACTTTTGAATCTATCACAATTTAAGTGAATTCTGATAGGAGGAAGTAAGTAAAGTTCAACCTTTTGTCTTCATGACATGatgcttcttccatggcttgaCGTCACGCAGAGTATctgaaaaaaagcagcaaagtgCTGTCTGCATCAAATAATTCACACCAACATGTGTTTAAATGCGGGAGACAAACCTGGGACAGTTGGCATCAGCCCCCCTCTCATCAGCCCCACATCCCTGACTGGGAGATCCCCGGCCGTCTCGTCCACCACTAGCGACATCACACCTCTCCCTTAGATTCAGCCAGTCGGAAAGTTCCAGTCTTACCAACTGGAGTGTGCAGGAAATAACactcttttaaacatgcagtcaaaataaacaatatgtcccatttatttgtttttcgtAACCATGTGTAAATACAAGACATAATTCTACTTTTTAAATTCTGTTGCACATTCAGAAGTAAAAAACACAGGGTAAAAAATTCAGGGTTTATTTATAGTCTTAATTGAGGTAGCATTTACCCTGTACATGATTTACTAGAGAAGGTGCCAGCTTTTGTCTGTCATCGGGCTCCATGCACTGTTCTGTAGATAATCATGATGAGAAATACAGTTTGGTGTCACCTGCATTTCTGATGCAATCAGACACCCAGAGTGAAAACAGTTTTAATAAAGAAAACTCACCTTTGTCTGTCAGCCATCCATATAGTTTAGCTCTGTGTAGTGTTCCTGGTTTAGCCTGTTGTCCAGAGTAActtacaggctgtgtgtgtgtctcctccctGTGTTGGGATGATATCAGTTTTAATCCCTCTTTAGCTTTTCTTCCTTCTTATCCAAAGCGCTCTATCTTAGTCTTGACAGATATTTGTCCCAACTGAATTTCCTCCAGGATTTCACAATCATTTATTACTTgaagtgtttgtgtggatgCAATACGTTCAGAGACATATGAGGGTGTCCATTATTTCAAAAGTGCCTCTTCCAAAGATTCAGTCATGAAGTCTGCTCTAGCACCCCATCTGCCCTGTGACTAATCCAATTTCTGTGCTAATCTGATTAGCAAACGTCAGGTTGTGTAGTCTATTCTGAAGTCAGTGTTGTGGTTAGCCTGTAGCAACTAAAAGGGATACTATTACTGGAGTGAGGCAGGTCTAAGATTTATGCTGATTAAGACTTTTTAAGAGAGCAAAGGGGAGAATAAagggggtggaggagaaggGTAACAGATACATCTAGTTAATGCTGGATGGAAGGAAACGAGAAATAGCACATATATATGATCCATGTTAGATAATACATaccaaacaacacaaaaaattgTCTTTGTACAGTTTTATTTCCCAAAATTGCACAATTTTGATTTGAAATCAGTTCTAATTATAAAACATACATTTGCTATATAATTTAGATGTTTAATAACAAAAAAGTCTCTCATTCACATTTATTATATCTCATTCAAAGATTCGCAAAGATAAATTTAAATAGAGAGACATTTTTCTGCCCCTTCAAGCAGTAGTTCTTAACATGGCCTGATTAGTCATTCATTTCCCTTCTTTCATACTTTcataacacaaacaaagaagacAGACACTAGATGTTGTTTTACATCAGATTGTAATGCCATCTAAATCCCTACAAATGACTGGGCGGATAATTAGTGGTGATTTGTTGGTGCCGTTGTCACTCATATCTGGGTTGAAAAATGGAAACATGGCCTCAGTGAAGCAGAACTCTTTAAAGGAATAGATGTGCGATTTGGTCTCTGCATCATAAAATGCCACTGTCCCGTCCTCATAATccaaaaacacaccaacaaccTGCGGCCTctgacagagacacaacagctCTGCCTGTCCTGCACATGCCCGGTACTCACTGCCCTTCCTTAAACATATAGTCCAATAACCGTCCTCCGGGCTCAGTGTAACCACACCTTTCCTGTTGACGGACTGTTGGGCTACACCCAGATCCCACGCTGTCTTGTCTCCCACGTCCACCTCCCAGTAGTGCCTGCCGGAGGTGAAACCCTGTGTAGAAAGAGAGACTCAGCTCTACTCAGCTCAGATGGACTTCTTCCGGGAgggacacgcacacacacagatctttatTTACCCTGAGAGCGAGGGCACATGGCGCTGTGTCAAAGCGCTCTGGTGTGTCAGTCAGATTTTGTTCGGCATCTCCATCCTGGATCTGCCTCCCATCCTCTGATAGAACCAGCCAAGGATTGGCTGTCCTGGGGTCCAGATGTACATCAGCTGGGAGACAGCCACAGTTTATATGGAACTTCATTGTCCTCAAGATTACAAAACTATacattgttttttaataaatatggTAATAATAAAAGGTTGGTAATCTGCTGCTATCAATATACCCATTAATACAGTCAGTTGTCATGTCAAACTGGacaaaatagaaagaaagaaaagtgagtGACAGATGCTGACCTGCATACTGCTGCATCTTCTCATGCTCTGGAAAATAATGAGAACATATCATCAAAAACAAATAGTCTTTAATTTGTGATATGATTGTTGTATCATATAATTGACCTTGAGTGGAGAGCTTTTTCACTTCTAATTGTAACTGCTGTTTAATGTTGGCCAGTTCTCTCCTTATCATGCTCAAACATGTGTCTGAATGGATGATGATATCAGCGCAGGCTTTGTAAGATGGAGGACAGTTCAGCACTGGAAACctctgacacaaacagaagagaaaTACATCATAATAACGACAAGCTAATAATGCTACTGTGCACCCCGGAGTGTTTTTAACTCCTGACCTGCAGAAGATGGAGGTGGTCCTCAGAATGAAATAGCTGCTCCATCTCACTTCTTCTTTTCTGCAGCTCGGTGatttccagctgcagctctgtgatgagTCTCTCTGCCCtcttctctgctgcagcctgcttCCTCTGAATCCTTTCTATCAGCACAGCTTGACTCCTCTCCATGGCATGAAATAGAGCAGTGAAAACCTCCACACTTTCTTCTATGTCCCT
This region includes:
- the fam113 gene encoding PC-esterase domain-containing protein 1A, coding for MKEVMRSVSHQQASQLLHNKFVVVLGDSIHRSIYKDLVLLLQKEKYLTVKQLKSKGEMSFEQDCLVEGGCLDSLHNGTTYREVRQFQAPHHLVRFYFVTRIFSRYMQSVLEDFRQGLTPDVIIVNSCVWDVSRYSVEWVDEYRENLNTFFEELRWILPQETLIIWNLTMPLGESIKGGFLVPEIRHKAPNLWSDVIEANFYSGTLADAHGVDVLDLHFQFRLSLHHRITDGIHWNAIAHRRITFLLLRHIAQAWGVILPSPLTTLDLNDTNNQPDSRSETKTERHPTMFSNMSGDYQHNRFESDWHRRYGFEHGLSDHHERYRGHHHRDLMRSRHYRRQHYAPYPHHNRYDRHGHYY
- the rpgrip1 gene encoding protein fantom, producing MSLVVDETAGDLPVRDVGLMRGGLMPTVPDTLRDVKPWKKHHVMKTKADPQRLFRFPREHLEDLCLRLQEENSELRQHTRTQEQRLRRMSTRLMRLRQARPGSSGVKERDMEDTIQELEARVVMLESQKGVLQNKLSLAKQHILDLGARTPYKFSKGKNLEGEGGVRRAAQTAPPRYGPTFEDTRAEMERFRSSVAEQVRMAEMELTVQTLRDTLREKDKEIDGTVREMRKQQADRHKITIRENVDLIRLQKQLSEKGAALRVSQEKFTHLQEAFESQLEQSQRSLRESQGALLEKVEELTEQLKQERQRALALEGQLTTTTLSLQTLDKLQERICDLEGERDLIKENYDTLLERTLSAQSNPGGQVIPPRIEDQERENMVENTSRMDIQRLEEMLQVEREERRKLKLQMERMEQEKELLEEQRERERDFTGLKSDKHLEQQVLQYKEQVSDLQDRLDSVTKEFDMSVEDLSETLVQIKAFRMQQESREGLHFLLADGKVEDSTRELVKIQASHAETVLELQKTRNLLLLEHRITKDLQEELNTINQRVEREREESRRRIAEKDKLLSKRALQINSLQAQLKELAYSPRNYKRTIPIQYTWPAGDQEVVQPIEDDMPFSQLKAGESLLEIHLKAATFTPAGLRVMHSIHPGGGEDIVTFCTYSLLDFEMHSTPLVSGGQPNYGFTSRYALTVRDLGRLGGQGSKVRVELHQALGGVRFVTHGSGQMSLMGAMERRGERICGHVGITGHEGETVGVVDFWVRLFPPAEPVNAVTESRADRRTMTQRSPVQVSLGWQDSGHEELHDYGGGIPNELVVLLERCVGLNARWPGLLPDAYLTYRFYDLPPHVSQTVQCTADPLFNDATSYPLAVTNDVLHYLRSSSLWVYVFDDSDDQMPPAYLAKTPIPMRALATGREIKGDYVLRDSAGGPRGMVRVVMKWKYPFQPPVDALQGRQERGEDEQSIEREERRRQEAERSHRPIAKPRVKTQQHESRDTKAVQKEIKAGLKPPTVKQKSSQDLRPEQSQSRGRKRSTKRSPELFQRTPHLTPEPRLTSPSRLVSVKSSEGRSSRQSLTTLSRKSSASDARTQDLPSLDQMSMVEEGEEEGRSENSDARDSSEASSLQSDIIIFPPKRKMRKGDKLKVEILSLTFEPSSNVALDASVQRVYVEYRLLGVPMETTETPMSLRKPTEGEEIHYNFTRVIYVNGSQAASLRQYLYTMLEGTDPNQGRLKFTVVSEPMDDDEECLDVGHAYLDLQELLLSGNDVIEQQIDIVSVDEDKEVIGHLKVSLEAAKALNGIYEEFHQDEAKKEDQTEEDEDEEAEEEEEEKEEKKKDPIQVIDYDEDSDFD
- the btr33 gene encoding E3 ubiquitin-protein ligase TRIM39, with product MASPGVLLSEVQFQCFICQDVFSEPVSIPCGHSFCFTCITSHWDSSPIITCPKCQTAFEGCPELCENSFAKEMSEQIRAQRQNGVTSFAGKIIYCDVCKGTQTKALKSCLVCLTSYCESHLEPHLRVATLKIHKLIEPVPMLENRMCNRHQRLLELFCRSDQRSVCVLCTETDHRCHDTVPVERESQEKKAQMKRVESDVQHMIQDRLQKVKEIKHSVELSKENSKRDIEESVEVFTALFHAMERSQAVLIERIQRKQAAAEKRAERLITELQLEITELQKRRSEMEQLFHSEDHLHLLQRFPVLNCPPSYKACADIIIHSDTCLSMIRRELANIKQQLQLEVKKLSTQEHEKMQQYAADVHLDPRTANPWLVLSEDGRQIQDGDAEQNLTDTPERFDTAPCALALRGFTSGRHYWEVDVGDKTAWDLGVAQQSVNRKGVVTLSPEDGYWTICLRKGSEYRACAGQAELLCLCQRPQVVGVFLDYEDGTVAFYDAETKSHIYSFKEFCFTEAMFPFFNPDMSDNGTNKSPLIIRPVICRDLDGITI